The Heyndrickxia acidicola sequence AATGGTCAGCATGATTAAATCATCAAAATCCAGTGCCTGATTCTTTCTGAGCCTTTTTTGATACTCTGTATACACATCACTGACAACCTGATCGTAGTATCCCCCTGCCAGCTTGGAATACTCTTCCGGATCCACCAATTCATTTTTCGCACTGCTAATAGTTCCAAGGATTGATCGAGGATCAAATTTCTTAGGATCAATATTCTTATCCTTTAAAATGGATTTGACAACTGATTGCTGGTCTGTCGGGTCAAGAATTGTAAAATTCCGGTTAAAGCCTATACGGTCAATGTCTCTTCTTAAGATCCGCACACACATGGAGTGGAATGTGGAAATCCAAACCTCTTCAGCTGCACCGCCCATAATTCCAGCTATACGTTCTCTCATCTCTCGAGCTGCTTTGTTTGTAAACGTAATGGCCAGGATATTATAAGGATTGACTTCCTTCTCCACCATCAAATACGCCACACGATGAGTCAGCACCCTTGTCTTTCCACTTCCCGCTCCAGCCATAAGCAATAGGGGGCCTTCCGTTGTTTTTACTGCTTCCTGCTGTTCTGGATTCAATCCAGATAGTAATCGATCTGTTAAAAATTGCATGACTTCACCACCATTTAGAACATTTGTTCTTATTATAATCTATTTTCAAGGTTTATTGTTACATTATTTTACCGCTCTGACTGTACCTAATGCCTGTTCAAGATCGTCATAAACTGCATTGCCCACCACAATGACGTCCGCATGCTCGCCCATTTCCTTCGCCTGTTCGCTTGAGCGGATACCTCCCCCATAAAAAAGCCTGGAGTGTCTTAAATGTTTTTTAGCTGCCTTGACCATATCGACATTTCCATAACGACCGCTGTATTCCATATAAAAAATAGGCATTTTAAACAAGTTTTCTGCCATCATGGCGTACGCTTCCACATCTTCCTGTGTTAAATCGGTACGGGCTTTTGTCAGTTCGGCCGCTTTGCAATCTTCATTCAAAATACAATATCCCTCAACAAACAGCTCGTCCCAATTTAATAGTTCTCCATACTCTTTTAACGCTTCATGATGCACACCTGTAATCCAAGAGACATCTCCGCTGTTCAATACAGATGGAATAAGATATAAATCAAACCCAGGGGTAATAGATTCAAGGTTAGAAACTTCAAGTACACACGGAACAGTATATCTTCTAATACGTGACATAAGGTTCAGCACATCCTCCAGTGTAACCGTGTCTGTTCCTCCAACGATGATGGCATCTGTCCCTGATTCACAAATTCTCTCCAGGTCCGTATCATTAATCTCCTTATTTGGGTCAAGCTTAAAGGCATGCCGCCATTCACGAACATCGTACATACTAAGATAAATCCTCCATTCTTTATTCCATAGTCATCATTATATCATTTGTTCGAATCGGCAAAAAAGGATTTCCTTGAATATGTGAATAGACAAATATTTGGTTAATATTCCTGTTTTTCATAAAGCGCCATGCCAAAAGATACAGACATTCAGACTTTGGAAATAAAATGATCTTATATAGTAAAAAAGACTCACAAAAAGTAAAGGTTAGTTTTAATAAAAACGATTTTTTCAGGATTTTAGGAAAACATGAAAATCATTCTCCATTTAATCCATTGAAATCCATGCCACTTTCCCAAGTAAAATAGGCCATATTGTGTGATAAAATAATAACAAGACTTTCCACCGTACAAACTTTTGTTAAGGAGGAATTAATAGTATGAATAAAAAAAGTGTGCCAGAAAAAATCACAAAACGAGATGTAGATGCCCTTATTTACAAAATGGATAAATTATTGAATGAAAAAAGAGATACTAAATTTAACAGCACCAGAACAGCATGAGTCTATAGAAATAGGCGAATAGCCTATTTTTTTTGCTCCCGCCCACATCAAGAAACAATCGCCTCTTCCACTCATATAGTTATAGATATAACCGAATTGTTCGTAAAACATCCTTGAATGGCTATCCTATTTTCCTATAATGCCAAGTTGAGGTATACTATTACCATATAAGAATGTCTTAGGTGATGCTATGAACATCGGTTCCATTATAAAAATGAATAGATTGAAACAAAACTTGAAGCAAGAAGATTTGGCGGAAGGAATTATTTCCACTTCCTATCTGTCAAAAATTGAAAACGGTAAAATTGAGCCGAATGATGAAGTGATCAAGCTGCTCTGCATGCGCCTGGATATTGAAATTAATAGACAAATTGATGAGGAAACGAGAGAGCTTTGCTACAATTGGTTCCACATTCTGTTAACATCCTTTAAGCCGAGCATTTTGAAACAGGAATATCAGCGCATGTCAGAGCTCACCAACACCATTCCGGATCTTGAGCTTCAAATTTTACTGAAGATTCACGTTATCAGATATTTTTTGAAAATAGGAGAAACGAACTCCTCCCTCGAACAAATCAATCAATTAAAAGAGATCAGTACCACCTTCAGCGGAAAACAAAAATACTATTGGTTTAAGTTCAATGGCAACTATCACTCTATCACGGAAGAAGACAGTAAAGCCCTCCAATTCTATACAATGGCAGAAGACCTAATTGCGAAAAACGATTTGCCTGATGAAGAGATTGCTGACCTTCAATATGTCTTAGGGGTCACTTACAGCAAGCTGCGCCTCACTTCGGAAGCCCAAAGCTATGCCAATAAAGCGCTTGATTTCTACCGGCAGATTTATAATTTCTCAAGATGTGCGGAATGCCATTTGATATTGGGGATATCGTACAGGCGGATTCAGAACTATGACAAAGCCATCAAAAATTATCAGCTGGCAAAGCAGCTGGCGGAGCATGATGATACAACGGAAATTATCCAATTAACTCATTTAAATTTAGGGTATTTGTACTATGCTCAAGGCAAAACAGACCAAGCCATTAAATATTTAGATATGATTGTAGAGGAGAAAGAATCCTCTTTAGAAAACCGTCTACTAGCTTTAACCGCAATTGTTGAAGAATACTATAAAGCTAACAATTATGAGGAAGCAAAGAGACGAATTGAAGAAGGTTTAGGTCTAATAACTGAGGAAAATAAAGAAAGATACTTATTGTTTTATTATGAAATTTATACCTACCGTCATCTTACTGAAAGAAATTTGGAAAAATTCGAGGAAATGATGGTTCATGAGTTTATTCCGTACTTAGAAGAGCAAAAAGATTACGCTAGATTGACAAATTATGCTACATTGCTCGCTAATTACTATGAAGATCTGCATAAATATAAAACAGCAACTAAGTACTATAAACTTGTCAACTTTTCATATAAGCAAATTAATCAAATATAGGAGGAAAATAATGAAAAAACTTCTCATTTCTCTTGGGGTAAGTGCATTATTAATTGGTGGTGCAATTGCTTCAATACACACCAATAATCATAAAGTAGTAAATGTTGCAGCTGGAGAAAAAGAACCACGCGTACTCAGCTCTTATAGCATCACTTTAGAATAGAAAAATTCACAGAACCCATACGTTCTTATTCAGCTGGCATAAGCAGGGAAATTACCTCACTTCCTTGCGCCAGCTTTATTTTGCTTTTTTAGCCTTCTTTTTTTCAACCTTCCCAACCTTATTCCCTATCTCCTCCCTTTCTTTCTTTGTACCTTCCCTATCTTACGGTATACTAGATATATAGAAAATAGATGTGCAGCAATAAGCAGAATACAATTTTTGCATATTTTCAGATTAGAGGGAATACGATGTCCATAGTGATTGTAGACGACAACAAGGTCAATCTTTTTGTAATAGAGAGAATTCTTAAAAGTGAAGGCTATACAGATTGTGTGCTGCTTTCCTCAGCCCGCGAATTATATACATACTTAAAATTGGATACAGGGGATACTCCGAAGGAATCAGTCGACCTGATTCTTATGGATATTATGATGCCGGATATTGATGGAATTGAGGCTTGCAGGCGTGTACAGGCCGTACCAGAGCTTAAAGATATTCCGATTATTTTTGTTACTGCTTTAGAGGACTCCAGTAAGTTAGCTGCCGCTCTGGATGTTGGCGGCATTGACTACATAACAAAACCGATTAATAAAATTGAATTAATCGCACGTATACGTGTAGCCTTACGATTGAAATATGAAAAGGATTGGCACAGAGAACAGGATGAAAAAATCAGAATGGAGCTTGACCTTGCCACACAGGTACAGACCAGTCTATTAAGCCCGCCGGTCAATGAAGAAAAGATCAATATAAGCGCCTCTTATTCGCCGTCCTTTAAATTGGCCGGTGATATGTATTACTGGCATAAAATTGACAAAGACCGCTATGGAATCATTCTTCTTGATATGATGGGACACGGGATCTCTTCTTCGCTTGTGTGCATGTTTATCTCTTCCGTACTGCGGGACTCCATTCGATCCATCGTTGATCCTGCACGTGTTATAAAAGAGTTGAATCGCTGGATGTCCTTTTTGAGTAAACAGACCAATCAACTAAATTATTATTTTACAGCAATATATATGACGGTGGACACCAAAAATAAAACGGTTGAATACGTGAATGCCGGCCATCCTCCAGGCTTTGCTCTAATAGATGGAGAGAAAGTGGTGCCGATGTCTCAAAAAAACTGCGCTGTCGGTTTCTTTGAAAATATGGATTTTGAAAAATCCGCCATCCAGTATAAGGATCAGCTTCAGATCATGCTCTATACAGATGGTGTGATGGAAGCAATTGATGAATGCGGATTGGACGGGATGGAAAAGATTATGGATGCGTCCTCCATTCCACATCATCATGATTCTGAAATTAATCCCATTGATCTTATTATCACTCCTGAGTGCCAAATCACCCAGCATGACGACATGTGTGTTGTCCTTATACAAGCACACTAATGAAGAAACGCGGAAGGCGTATGGATTTCATAGTCTTCGACTGGGATAAAGGAAACTAGATGTTGACTTATCGTAGGGAGGAGACGCAGAAATTCGCTGGGCGATAGGCGCTGGAGCTAAAAAGAGACTGCATTGCTTACATAATTGATGCAATAAAACATTTTATACTTTCCTATAAAAAAGCCGCTATGCAAGAGAATTCTCCTTGTATAGCGGCTTTTATCTTTCATCTTGTTTTTCGATACAATCGTTCGTCACGGTCAAACTCTTCATAGTTATCAAAGTTCACCGAGGTTCTTAAAGTTTCTTTGCTTCCCAATCCAAGAAAACCTCCATGAGACAGGCTTTCATAAAATAACTGATAAACACTGTTCTGCAAATCATTATTAAAATAAATAAGCACATTGCGGCATATCACCAGATGAAACTCGTTAAATGACCCATCCGTTACTAAATTATGCTGGGCAAATATAATACTTTTTGCAATATGCCGATGAAAATAAGCGTGCTGGTCATCTGTCGTATAGTACTCGGAAAAGGCACGCGTCCCTCCGGCTTTTATATAGTTGGTGGTATACGTCTGCATGCGGTTTAAAGAAAATACGCCTGCTTCGGCTTTTTGCAATACCCTTTCATTCATGTCCGTTGCATAAATCTTTGTTTTTTCTGCCAATCCTTCTTCTTCCATTAAAATAGCCATGGAAAAGGCCTCTTCTCCGGTAGCGCAGCCTGCATGCCAAATGCGGATTTCCGGCAGCTCCCTTAACAAAGGGATAACATTTTTTCTTAAAGAATAAAAGAAGCTCGGATCTCGGAACATTTCTGTCACATTAATGGAAAAATCATTTAAAAGCTTATTCACATATCCTTTTTCATGGAAAACCTTCTCAATTAATCCGCTGACTGTATGTATTCTGTCCAGCTGCATACGATTATGGATTCTTCGTTCGATTGAAGAACGCATATACTTACGAAAATCAAAACCGGAAATACGGTAAACAGCTTCAAGAAGCAAGTCAATCTCTATGGTTTCACTGTTTGCCACTTTCATTTCCAACACAAAAACGTCCCCTTTCAATTGCCAATGCGTTATTTTGCCAGCCAGACCCTCATAACGGAATACAGCTGTTCCAGTTTAAATGGTTTACTAATATAATCCGACGCTCCTGCTTCAAGGCACTTATCCCTATCACCTTTCATTGCTTTAGCCGTAAGGGCAATTATCGGCAGGTCACGTTTTGATAAATCCGTTCGAATACGGCGGATTGTTTCATATCCATCCATATCCGGCATCATGATATCCATGAGAATAATATCGATTCCATCTGTCTTTTCCAAAAGGTCAAGGCACTCCAGCCCATTATTGGCTGTGATGATATTCATCCCCTCATGGTTCAAAGCTTTCCTTAGAGCAAATATATTGCGGTTATCATCGTCCACTACCATGACGGTTTTATTTTTAAATACATTTTCTGTTTCTATAAAGATTTCAGGTGTATCCGCCATTTCAGCAACAGGCTCTGGTAATACTTCCGCTGAAGCTGCTACTTCCAATTGAGTCAGCTGCTCTTCGTTTACTGCACTCTTTTCCATGCCATTTGGAAGGCTGGGGATGTATAGCGTGAAGATGCTGCCCTTTCCTTCCTCGCTGTCGACCGTTATCCAGCCGCCAAGCAAACGGGCAAATTCCCGGCAGATTGAAAGCCCCAGACCGCTTCCGCCGTATTTCCGGACAGTTGCTCCGTCAGCCTGTTGAAAAGCTTCAAATATTAGTTTTTGTTTATCCCTGGAAATACCAATTCCCGTATCTGCCACGGAAACCTCAAGCCAGTATTCTGCCCCTGTCGTGCTGACCCATTTTGAAACTGAACTTTCATCTATCTTCCTAATCGCTACATGGACAGATCCTGCTTCGGTAAATTTGCAGGCATTTGATAAAAGATTTTTAATAATCTGCCGGAAGCGTTTTTCATCCGTATAGAAAATATTTGGAACATCCCTGCCTTTAAAGATCGAAAGCTCCAGCCCTTTATCACTCGCTACGTGAGCAAAATTGCGTTCAATATGGGCCGGCAGCTCACTAAGGTTCATTTCCCCATACAGCATTTCCATCTTACCTGCTTCAACCTTTGAAAGGTCGAGGATATCATTTATTAAGGAAAGAAGGTCCTGTCCGGAGGAATGGATAACCCTTGCAAACTCCTCATCCTCTTCTGTCAGATGGCGGTCTGAGTTTTCAGCAAGCATTTCGGACAGGATCAGAATGCTATTAAGCGGTGTCCGCAGTTCATGAGACATATTGGCAAGGAATTCTGATTTGTACTTCGAGCTTTGCTGAAGCTCCATTGCCTGCACTTCAAGATTTTCTGTGACTTTTTCAAGTTCAAAGGTTTTATGCTCAGCATCCTTTGTCCGTTCTTCCAGCTGTTCATTTATCATTTGAAGCTCTTCCGATTGGGTTTGGAGCTCTTCCGATTGAGTCTGAAGCTCTTCTGACTGAACTTGCAATTCTTCCGTCATTGCTTGTGATTCCTTCAGCAGCCGTTCTATTTCCATGCGGCCATTGATACTATTAATTGTAATACCAAGTGTATCTACTACATGGCTCATTAGGCTGCGATGCAGGGCGTCAAATGGCTGCAGGCTGGCTACCTCAATTACAGCTGCTACTTCATCTTCAAATAGGACAGGAATGATCATAATGCTTTTCGGCTTCATTTCTCCAAGTCCGGTAGAGATCACCGTATAATCCTCCGGCACATTTTCAATGATATACATCTGTTTTTCTGCTGCAGCTTGGCCCATTAATCCTTCGCCCATATTGAATTTCTTCCTTCCCGCCTGGCCTGATTGACCGGCAAAGGAGGCTAATTGTACAAAATTCGCTGTTTTCCCTTCCCCTCTTTTTATGTAAAAAGAACCAAGAGAAGCATCCAGTAAAGATACAATCTTCGAGATAAAACGGTCTGCAAGTGTTTCAATGTGATCAATTCGCTGATACATCGTTGCCACTTCTGCCAGTCTGGTTTGAATCCAGTTCTTATCTTCAATTTCTTTTTTATATTCCTCTTCTTTTTGGTTAAATTCCTTCAGGGATGCCGCCATTTGGTTAAATGCCGAAGCAATATTTCCAATCTCGTCTTCTGTTCTTACCTCGATATGCGGAAGTGCTTCAATATTGTCAAAATCAACTGCTTCAATTACATGTGTAATTTGTTTTAAATTTTTTGCCGTGCTTTTAATTACCCATGTTGCAATGAGAATACCTGCTAGAATACAAAGGATAATAGTAGCAAAAATAAAGCCAAGCATTTGCTGATAGGTAGAATTGGATTGTGCAAAGGACTTATCGAGCTGTGACTCTTGTAAGTTTTTAAATTGATTAATGGAATTAATCAGGCTGATTCGCTGCTTGGATTGCTGATTTACCAAAATTTGCAGCTCCGAATTTGATACTTTTGTTTGGACAGCTTGAATGATGCTGGTTTCAAGCTCTTTGTATTGATTGTATTTGGACTCTGTAGCGTTTAATAAAATACTGGCTTTCTTTAAATTTATCGTTTTTCGGAGAGTATCCACATCCTCTTTAATCGCTGTATCGTTCTCTTCGATTAGATGGATACTTGTCTGTACATCGGATTTTTGCCCATCCGTGGCCAAAAAAAGAAGCTCCCGGTCAGTCGATGCAAATTTTTGCTGAAGGTCCACAATTGTTCTCACCTTTTGAAACCTGTCCTCTACGATCTCCACGATGCTCCCTTTCATGTGGTTGATCATGGTCAAAATGATAATCAGCATAATAGAGATAAGTGCCATTATGGCTCCAAATCCAATAAATTGTTTCTTTTTAAAACTCATTTTGCTTCCTGCCCCTTTTATGTTTCAAATGAAATTCAGAGATATTTTTTATATAGGCTGTTTTTGCATGGATTGTTGCTTTCACGTACAAAAATTAAATCCGTCTTCATGGCATCTAACCGTTTTTATGCAGGTACTTTTTCCTGTTTCAAAACAAACAAAAATAATAACATTGTTATTTACCCTCATCTCCTTTACTCTAAACCTAATTCATATAAATTTTTTAGTATTTTAATAGAAGGATCTGCTAAAGCCCGGTGTGATTAATGAGAAAATGTTGGTTCGACCGGTGAGAAGCGGGTGAAGATAAACCAGGAAGAAACTTGCAAGAAGATAAACTTTTCAAATCCGAATTAATAAAAAGAAAGAAGCCGGCAATATAGCTGCTGGCCTCTTCCTATTTTTAAAGGTTTTTAATTTTACTAATAGAAATATTTACAGGAACGGTTGCTCCTTTATATTCCCTAAGGAGATACTCCCTTACAGCCTGTGAGTGGTAGGATTTAACAATTTCAGCAAAGTTCTTATTATGGCTATCCTTTGTTCTGGCAGCAATAATATTCACATAAGGCAAAGCTGCTTTTTGCTTAGGGTCTTCTTTAAAAATCGCGTCTTTTGCCGGGCTTAATCCCGCTTCTACCGCATACCCATTATTGATAAGCGAAGCTGCCACATCATCCAATGCCCTTGCTGTTTGCCCTGCTGAGACAGGCTTGATCGCTAATTTTTTCGGATTGCTGGCAATTTGCTCAATACTCCCTTTTGGATCAAAATCTTTCTTCAGCTTAATTAAGCCTGCCGTTTGCAGCAATTGAAGGGCTCTGCCTGCATTCGTTACATCATTCGGAATTGCAATGGTGGATCCGGCAGGAATATCACTTACTTTCTTATATTTTTTTGAATAGATTCCCATTGGGGCAATAACTGTAGAACCAATTGCTGATATATTTAAATGGTGATCTCTTTTGAATTCATTCATATATGTAATCGTTTGGAATGCATTTAAATCAATGCTTCCATCATTCAAAGCCGTATTTGGCTGTACATAATCACTGAAAGAAACAACCTTTAGGGTAATCCCCTTATTTTTGACCTGCTTCTGAACGATGTTCCACAGCTGCATGTCACTTCCGTTAATTCCGATTCTAATTGTTTTTGAGTTTCCATTGGCACTGGTACCGCATCCCGAAAGTACCAGTATTGCCGCTATAAATAAAGAAAAAAGGGCTAGCAAGTTCTTTTTCATCATCTTTCCTCCTAGGGGTACTTACATTCTTCTTGTTTTTTGATATACACAACAAGGATTCTATTACGCTAAAAAAAGGCTTTAATTCAACTTTTATTCCAGTCTGCTTCGGAGTATATCTCCCCGAAGCAGACTGATTTGTTTATTTCTGCTTTGCATGAACAAAGTCTGATTTGACTTTGTTTAAAAGCGCTTCTTCCGTCAGTAGCCGAAGACCGGTTAAAGCCAATGCTTTTGCCCCTGCAATGAGAGCATGTTCTCCAATTTCAGAGCAGGCTGCTTCACGAAATTCCTTTGTATGTCCGATAAGATCATCCGGTCCAATTTTTATATAACAATGGGATGTGGGCACCACCTGACTCACATTCCCTGCATCTGTACTTCCAATCCCATTGCCCTTTTCTGCAATGGTTTCTCCCAGCAGCGAAAGCTCTTGACCAACAGCAGCATCAAGTGAAGCATTGAGAATCAAGTTATGAACTTCATTTTGAAACCTTTCTATCTTCACAGTGCAGCCTGTGGCAAGGGCAGCTCCTTCAGCAATCCTCCGAACCTTGGCCGATACCTCTTCGGTTGAATTCCAAGTACTTGCCCTAATAAAGAAGCGCGCTGAAGCATAATCAGGAATGATATTAGGGGCTTCACCGCCATGTGTGATGATTCCATGGACCCGGACATCCGATGCCAGCTGCTGCCTTAGCGCATTAATGCCATTAAACAACTGAATCACCGCATCTAAGGCATTAATTCCTTCTTCTGGAGAGCTGGCAGCATGAGCTGTTCTTCCGTAAAAATGGAAGTCAAGCGGATCAACAGCAAGTGAAGGGGTTGTTAAGCTGGTTTGGCCGCTGGGATGAAGCATAAGGGCGGCATCAATTCCATTTAAATACCCTTCTCTTACAAAACTGCCCTTGGCACTGCCGTTAGGTCCGCCTTCTTCAGCAGGCGTTCCCAAAACAACCACTTCTCCACCCGTTTCTTCAATGACTTTTGATAAGGCAATGCCCGCTGCTGTACTGGTCGTGCCGATAATGTTATGCCCGCATGCATGGCCAATCCCGGGAAGTGCGTCATATTCTGCAAGGAAAGCGATAGATGGGCCGGCTTTTTCGGATGACTTTCTCGCCACAAATCCTGTTTCATGCCCTGCAACATTGCGGGTTACATCAAAACCCTCCTTTTCCAGAATTTCCGTTAATGCTTTTGATGCAAAAAATTCCTTATTACCAATTTCCGGCCTTTCATGGATAGCATGGCTTGTTTGAATATAAAGTTCTTTTGATTCATCAACGCTGGATAGTATCGTTTCTCTATATTGTTCAATAAGTGTCTCGCTGTTTTCCTTTTGAATTGCCAATTGAATCCTCTCCCTCTCTTCTTTTCTATTGCTGTATTTGTCTTTTGTAAGTCTGTTTACTAGACTAAATTAGTTTTAAGCTCAAAAAAGCCCCTCTTCTTATCCAATACACGATAAAGAAGAAGGGCTTATGTAAACACCGGCGACTTCTCATCTACCAAATCAATGATTCACTGATTTGCAGGAATTGGCACGGTGTTTGCGAAAAAACAGCAAATCCGTTGCCGAGGTATCATAGGGCCAGTCCCTCCACCTCTCTGGATAAGAAATATGATATTTATGAAATTTTTAATATGAGTTTTATTGTAGTGAGTTTATTTTTATTTGTCAATAAATTTCCCAAAATTTATTCTTTTCAAGCACATTTCGAGGACCTGTTAGTATAATCGGAAAAAGTGGATATGAGAACAGGATTTTACTTTAGTTCGCTAAATCATCAATTACATAACAAAGCGGCATCGCCTTATTAAGGAGATGCCGCTTTCTTTAACTGCATTAAGTTACTCACTCACTTTTTGTTCTTGTTGTTCCTTCAAACGATCAAGAACCATTTCATAGGAATCATTTCCATAATTTAAACAGCGCTTCACACGAGAAATAGTAGCAGTGCTGGCACCAGTCTCCGTCTCAATGACATGGTAGGTTTTTTTCTCGCGCAGCATGCTTGCTACTTCTAAACGCTGTGCCAATGACTGAATTTCGTTAATTGTACATAAATCATCAAAAAATCGGTAGCATTCCTCCGAATCCTTTAATGATAAAATGGCTTCAAATAACTGATCCAATGATTTCCCTCTTAATTTATCGATTTGCATACAAAAATCTCCTTTACTCATAATACACGAATATGCTGTGTACTCTATATTATTTTACTTAGTATACGTAACCCTGCCGGCATCTGGTATGATACTGATCCAGGTTTTTCCCGGAATCAGCTTAATGGGACTTCCATTTTCATATGGAAGAATCCTTCCGCCATCGTTTTGCCATTCTACTTCACGAAGCTTTCCTCTTTGGACAAGATAGGCTTTTCCTCCAGAAGTCAAATTAATGGAAAGTCTTCCATAGCTGTCAATTCTTTTGTGCTCCATTACCGGAATAAACAGATTATCAATCAGCACCGGCTTTTTCGTTTCAAGATCAACCGTCTGCACTCCTCCTGAATACCGTTTAAACTTTTTTAAACTGGCATCATATTGAAACACAGGGTTATAGTCCTGATCCTGTGAATAGGTAATCTTGACTTTCGTTATATCGGTGCCTGTCAATTCGCCTATCTCTTTATTGGAATCAAATGACAGCGGGGCTGGCGGTGTGCTCATTTCATAATGTTTTAGCTTTGCTCCCTTTTCAATGTTTTGAAAAGTAATGTACGAATTGTGCGGGGCTACCCTTGCACTCCAGCGTTTAAATAAAGTCCCGTCATATTGGATCCCATTGATGTTATCAATGAAACCCTGCTGGAGCATTTTTTTAGCCTCAGGGCTGTAGCCGTGTGCCACATAAAAACTATCGTAGCCTTTAGCAAGCCGGATAAAATAATCTCTTGCACTTCTTACCGGGCCAATATTCCTTGGTTTTTCACTTTGAAATATGGCCAAAAACCGGGTAATATTTCCTTCAGCCAGCACCTCATAAACAATATCAGCCTCAGCGATACCAGATTGAGGGCGAGCTTTGGTATGGTTATTGATCATAACGGCGACAGCCCGGCTAGATGACTCCTGACCCGTTTTTTCTCCCGTCAAAGGAAATTGAAAATCCTTCTCTGCATGATGATTCTCAGCTGTTTTTGCAGAGGGATTTGCTCGTTTCGTTTGCCCGGCATTTGGGTCCTTGTGGCT is a genomic window containing:
- a CDS encoding heptaprenylglyceryl phosphate synthase, translating into MYDVREWRHAFKLDPNKEINDTDLERICESGTDAIIVGGTDTVTLEDVLNLMSRIRRYTVPCVLEVSNLESITPGFDLYLIPSVLNSGDVSWITGVHHEALKEYGELLNWDELFVEGYCILNEDCKAAELTKARTDLTQEDVEAYAMMAENLFKMPIFYMEYSGRYGNVDMVKAAKKHLRHSRLFYGGGIRSSEQAKEMGEHADVIVVGNAVYDDLEQALGTVRAVK
- a CDS encoding helix-turn-helix domain-containing protein, which encodes MNIGSIIKMNRLKQNLKQEDLAEGIISTSYLSKIENGKIEPNDEVIKLLCMRLDIEINRQIDEETRELCYNWFHILLTSFKPSILKQEYQRMSELTNTIPDLELQILLKIHVIRYFLKIGETNSSLEQINQLKEISTTFSGKQKYYWFKFNGNYHSITEEDSKALQFYTMAEDLIAKNDLPDEEIADLQYVLGVTYSKLRLTSEAQSYANKALDFYRQIYNFSRCAECHLILGISYRRIQNYDKAIKNYQLAKQLAEHDDTTEIIQLTHLNLGYLYYAQGKTDQAIKYLDMIVEEKESSLENRLLALTAIVEEYYKANNYEEAKRRIEEGLGLITEENKERYLLFYYEIYTYRHLTERNLEKFEEMMVHEFIPYLEEQKDYARLTNYATLLANYYEDLHKYKTATKYYKLVNFSYKQINQI
- a CDS encoding SpoIIE family protein phosphatase, with the translated sequence MSIVIVDDNKVNLFVIERILKSEGYTDCVLLSSARELYTYLKLDTGDTPKESVDLILMDIMMPDIDGIEACRRVQAVPELKDIPIIFVTALEDSSKLAAALDVGGIDYITKPINKIELIARIRVALRLKYEKDWHREQDEKIRMELDLATQVQTSLLSPPVNEEKINISASYSPSFKLAGDMYYWHKIDKDRYGIILLDMMGHGISSSLVCMFISSVLRDSIRSIVDPARVIKELNRWMSFLSKQTNQLNYYFTAIYMTVDTKNKTVEYVNAGHPPGFALIDGEKVVPMSQKNCAVGFFENMDFEKSAIQYKDQLQIMLYTDGVMEAIDECGLDGMEKIMDASSIPHHHDSEINPIDLIITPECQITQHDDMCVVLIQAH
- a CDS encoding CheR family methyltransferase, which translates into the protein MKVANSETIEIDLLLEAVYRISGFDFRKYMRSSIERRIHNRMQLDRIHTVSGLIEKVFHEKGYVNKLLNDFSINVTEMFRDPSFFYSLRKNVIPLLRELPEIRIWHAGCATGEEAFSMAILMEEEGLAEKTKIYATDMNERVLQKAEAGVFSLNRMQTYTTNYIKAGGTRAFSEYYTTDDQHAYFHRHIAKSIIFAQHNLVTDGSFNEFHLVICRNVLIYFNNDLQNSVYQLFYESLSHGGFLGLGSKETLRTSVNFDNYEEFDRDERLYRKTR
- a CDS encoding response regulator; translated protein: MSFKKKQFIGFGAIMALISIMLIIILTMINHMKGSIVEIVEDRFQKVRTIVDLQQKFASTDRELLFLATDGQKSDVQTSIHLIEENDTAIKEDVDTLRKTINLKKASILLNATESKYNQYKELETSIIQAVQTKVSNSELQILVNQQSKQRISLINSINQFKNLQESQLDKSFAQSNSTYQQMLGFIFATIILCILAGILIATWVIKSTAKNLKQITHVIEAVDFDNIEALPHIEVRTEDEIGNIASAFNQMAASLKEFNQKEEEYKKEIEDKNWIQTRLAEVATMYQRIDHIETLADRFISKIVSLLDASLGSFYIKRGEGKTANFVQLASFAGQSGQAGRKKFNMGEGLMGQAAAEKQMYIIENVPEDYTVISTGLGEMKPKSIMIIPVLFEDEVAAVIEVASLQPFDALHRSLMSHVVDTLGITINSINGRMEIERLLKESQAMTEELQVQSEELQTQSEELQTQSEELQMINEQLEERTKDAEHKTFELEKVTENLEVQAMELQQSSKYKSEFLANMSHELRTPLNSILILSEMLAENSDRHLTEEDEEFARVIHSSGQDLLSLINDILDLSKVEAGKMEMLYGEMNLSELPAHIERNFAHVASDKGLELSIFKGRDVPNIFYTDEKRFRQIIKNLLSNACKFTEAGSVHVAIRKIDESSVSKWVSTTGAEYWLEVSVADTGIGISRDKQKLIFEAFQQADGATVRKYGGSGLGLSICREFARLLGGWITVDSEEGKGSIFTLYIPSLPNGMEKSAVNEEQLTQLEVAASAEVLPEPVAEMADTPEIFIETENVFKNKTVMVVDDDNRNIFALRKALNHEGMNIITANNGLECLDLLEKTDGIDIILMDIMMPDMDGYETIRRIRTDLSKRDLPIIALTAKAMKGDRDKCLEAGASDYISKPFKLEQLYSVMRVWLAK
- a CDS encoding MetQ/NlpA family ABC transporter substrate-binding protein, whose protein sequence is MKKNLLALFSLFIAAILVLSGCGTSANGNSKTIRIGINGSDMQLWNIVQKQVKNKGITLKVVSFSDYVQPNTALNDGSIDLNAFQTITYMNEFKRDHHLNISAIGSTVIAPMGIYSKKYKKVSDIPAGSTIAIPNDVTNAGRALQLLQTAGLIKLKKDFDPKGSIEQIASNPKKLAIKPVSAGQTARALDDVAASLINNGYAVEAGLSPAKDAIFKEDPKQKAALPYVNIIAARTKDSHNKNFAEIVKSYHSQAVREYLLREYKGATVPVNISISKIKNL